Part of the Halalkalibacter krulwichiae genome is shown below.
CATGCGATGGCTTGTAGCGTCGCGCTAAAGAACCTTGAAATTATTGAAAAGGAGCAGTTGATTACTCGTGCTAAGGAAATGGGTGGTGAAATGCTTGCAGGCTTTAAAGAACTGCAACGTAAACACTCGATCATTGGCGAAGTAAGAGCACTTGGGCTTATGGGGGCAATTGAAATTGTAAAGGATCAAAATTCAAAAGAACGATACCAAACTGCTTTAGCCCCAATCATTGTTACAGAAGCTGCCAAGCGGGGTCTCGTCGTACGTTCCGTCGTTTTTGATAGTCAAGATACGCTTGTAATCGCTCCTCCTTTGATCATCAACAAGAAAGAAATCGAGGAAATGATGACGATTTTATCAAATACTTTTGCAGAAGTTGAACTGAAGATGATAGGATGAAACACAATTTAACGGTACCTGCTTGAAGTAAAACAATTTAACGGGCGTCTCAAAAGGTCAAAACAAGACCTTTTGAGACGCCCTCATTTGTTATTGGTTTAAATAATGCAAGCAGAATTCTAAGTCAGCCTGCAAATGCTTTTTCATTAATTCTTCTGCGAGATCACTGTCATGGTTAAGGATTGCCTGATAAATCTCTTCATGTTCGTCAATCAAAAAAGGTCTTTTATAAAGGACAACGGTTTTGCGGAATAAATAAATGATGGACTGCATGCGATCAATTGTATCAATCATGACAGGATTATTGGTCGCTTGAACAATTAATCCATGGAATTCTTCATTCGCTTTCATAATTTCTTCACTTGTACCGTTTCGTCCGATTTGCACACATTCTTGAAGTCGTTCTATGTTCGTATCATTCATATACATGGCTGCATTTCGTGTAGCAAATCCTTCAAGTAAAATACGGACTTGAAAGATATTGCGTAGATCGGTTTCGGTAGGATTGGCCACTCTCTTTTCTTGTATCAGTCCTTCTTGTTCCAACTTTCGTATAGCTTCTCTAATAGGGGTTCTACTAACTCCTAATTCGGAAGC
Proteins encoded:
- a CDS encoding GntR family transcriptional regulator; translated protein: MLKKHTSAYSKAYEYIRDQILNGELSRGTKLVEEKLASELGVSRTPIREAIRKLEQEGLIQEKRVANPTETDLRNIFQVRILLEGFATRNAAMYMNDTNIERLQECVQIGRNGTSEEIMKANEEFHGLIVQATNNPVMIDTIDRMQSIIYLFRKTVVLYKRPFLIDEHEEIYQAILNHDSDLAEELMKKHLQADLEFCLHYLNQ